From Chrysemys picta bellii isolate R12L10 chromosome 1, ASM1138683v2, whole genome shotgun sequence:
CGGTGTGTATATACAATGGCGGAGGGGGAGGCCGAGGGGACAGCTCCCCTCTGCCGGAGCGTCTCCTTCAAGCGGCTGGAGCGGTGGCTGGAGGCAGCGGCGGAGGGGGAAGGAGCCCGGCAGCCGCCCTGCCAGTGCCAGCCCCCCGGCGCCAGggcgcagcagcagcaggactcgCCGCAGCGCCGCCGGCGATCGCCCTCCAGAGCCGCCTCCAGCGGcctctccaggaaagtttccaaGCTCTCGGCCGCCGCCTGCCCCTCCCCGGAGCTCCGGGGCAGAGCCCTGCGGAGCCTGTCCCCCTCCGTCCGCCAGCTCTCCCAGCGCTTCGACGCCGCCGCCGGGGCGGCTCCCCCgccagccccccgcagctcccagagcGAGGAGGAGCCGGACGAGGACGGGGCCACCTGCTGCCCGCCCCAGCCCGGGAAGAGGGAGGCTCGGCCGCCGCCCGATGAGGAGGGCGGGGGGCAGCAGCGCggccaggggctgagcgagcccCCCAAGGCGGGGGAGGCCGGactggagccgggggggctctGGCCCAGCGTCACCGAGATGCGCAAACTCTTCGGGGAGAGCTTTCGGCGGCAGCCCCCCGGCCGGGCCCCGGAGGAGGAAGGTGGGGCCCGCTCCCTGCACGGAGCCGGCAGCTCGGCCGCCGCGGGGACTCCCCCGGCGGGGCTCGGGGCGCCCCGGCCGGGCACGGAcagccccccgctccccagcagcgCCCCCGCTCCggccaggagggaggaggagcggcTCCGCGCcggccccaagcagccccctcctcccccgccgccCCGCAGCTGCATTCCCTACCCCGGCCTGCTGCGAGCGCACCCGCTGCCCTGCGCTCCGTCCGGCGGGGAGGCCAGGCGGcagcaccagcaccagcaccagccGCCTTGGGATAGTTTACATTCCTGGCATAGTTCTTCCAAACCACAGgctgcccccccgccctccaccacctcctctgctggCTGCAACCTCCTCCAAGAAGAGAGCTCCAGCCCCCAGGAATTGCTGCCCGCTCACAGCTTCCCCTTCCCTGGCAGCGCCAACAGCAAGCATGGCCCCTGCGGGGGCAGGCCCAGGTCCCTGGAGAGGTCCtcggggagtgaggaggaggggaaCCAGTTAGTGACCCCCAGGAAACGCTCTGTCCGGAAGAAAAAGAAAGACCTGGGCCTTTGGGACCATGAGTCCGACAGTGACGGGCTAGCGGGAATGGAGGCCGTGCCAGGGCGGCCCCCCCGGACTCATGAGGTCCTGGCACACCTGCCTCTTCCTACGAACGATGGAGCCAAGCCGCCCTCGGTGGCAAAGAGGCTGGTAGCAGCAGATTGCAACAGTGGGAACACCTTTGCCGCCCTGCTGGGTGAAGCCAAGGCAGTGGGCAGCGCCGAAGGGCACCGGCAGTACATGAGGGGCATGTCAGAAGGCGTGTCCACTGCTCACTTCCCGCTGGCCACAGCGCCACCTGTACCCCTGGTCTCCCGCGTCTCCAAAGTGAACATCCCGCCTTTCGGGCCAAGCCCTTGCGGGtcgagaagcagcagcaggtacTCGAGCACTGAGACGCTGAAGGAAGAGGACCACTTTGGGCCCTGCTGGCCCAGCCAAAGCCGGAGCTTCCAGGGGGGCCTCGGCATGTACAGATCTCCCAGCTTCAGCCAAAGCGACAGCCTCACCaggcttcagcagcaggtccgggtGCGTCCTAAGCTGCCCATGGGCATCGGCAAAGTGAAACAGGACCTTTCCGGTGAGATTCTGCTCCACAGTGGACCTGAGGCCGAGCGAGCCAAGCACAGGAAGTCCATGTCCAATCCTGACATAGCCACGGAGACTCTGACTCTCCTCAGCTTCCTGAAATCGGATCTCTCCGAGCTGAAGGTGAGGAAGAAAGGTGGCGGGGTCAGTGATCAAGAGGAAGGGGCCTTCAGCAGTGGCAGGAGTGAGAACTaccagagcccagctgggcaCCAGCTGGGAGGCAGAGGCCGAAGTgtggcacaaaccccaaaccGGTGGGCACTAGGCGTCCGCCCAACTCTCAAAGACCTCACCGCAACCTTACGCCGGGCCAAGTCATTCACCTATTCTGACAAACCGGCGCCACGCAGACTCTTCCTCCAGAGCTCCATGAAGCAAAGCTCCTCGGAGCTtctcctggccagcagcagcgACCATGACAGCGTGGTTTCGGACGGTGATGCTGGCCAGAGAGAGGACGTTGACGGGCTCCCGGTCGTTATCCAGGATCAGTATATTCAGGAAGCACGGCAAGTCTTTGAGAAGATAAGTCGGATCGGCTCCCAGCACGACTACGGCTTTGTGTCAGATCAGAAGGACCGCGCAGGTGTGAAAAGTGGCGGGGAGTTTACAGAGAACCAGAAGGAAGCCGATGCGGCCCTTCTGAGTAGCAAAGAGCACAAGCAGTGTCTGAAGAAAGAAGAGTCTGAAGAAAACCTCTCCTGTGGGAAGTCCATGGAGGAGCTCTCGGGTCATGAGTCTAGCATGACCGATGAAGGCATCGTGACGGAGCCTGAGATGGGTCCCACCAACGCTGCTTATGGGGATCTCCGTCAGGCTGTCGCAGCGTGGACACCAGCCAACGCCGGCCTAGGGGAGGGTGACACTGATCGAATGAACAGTAAAGATATTCCTCTCCCTGGGCTCGCAGCTAGAACGAAccatgagggtgctgctgttgaTGACGCCCTTCCTGGTAAAGCCATGGCCCAAGGGTCCCTAGAGGCACCTTCCACCCCAAGCACTCTGCGGCGCCGAAGGAAGTTTCCCTCTGTTGGCAACAACTGGTCTGATTCCAGCAACGGGGAATCCAGTGGCGAAGCCTACAGATCCCTAAGCGACCCCATGCCCCACAGGAGGTGCTCGATCACAGAAGAGACCGAGAACTTCTCAGTGGACAGTAATCTCCTAGGGTCCCTGAATTCCAAGGCCGGTGTCCCAGAGTCTTTGGCCATGGCTCTGTCCGAGTGCACCGGCAGCGCTGCCAGCGACCTGTCCGTCTGTAGCGATGGAGTCAAGGATTACAACACGGTGATCCAGAACATTGTTAGCCAGCCCGGCGCCATGGACAAGGTGATCGACGAGCGGGGAAATGGTAAGACAGTCAAGAAGAAATCGTTCAGCGACCCCAGCCGTCGCAGTGAGTTGGCCAGCGCAGGCTTTGAGGGCCCCAGCGAGCCAATCAGTGAGATGGACCAGACCATCCCGCCTTCCAGCAGTGAACCCATCCTCTCTGAGCAAAGGGACGAGGTAGGGGAGCTGGAGGAGCTAGGCCAGGAGGTTGAGAAGCTGCGCTCTCAGTCTGAGCACATCCTACCTGCAAAGGCAGGAGGCAACAATGCAGGAGAGGCCGCTCAAAGCTATAGCTTTGACCCCAAGCTGGCAGAAGTCCTGTCCCCCAGGATCATCAGGCGCAGTTCCAAGAAGCGCACCAACCGGGTGACTCACCAGGAGAATCATGAGACTGCATCCTCTGCCACAACTCCTGCTACTACCCTGAGTAGGTCCAGGCCTGCATCCAAGCATGTCCGGCACACTAGCGAGCCTGCCGCTTTCCTCCCCATCTCAGCACCTGAGCCTCATGGGTCGCTCAGTCAAAACGTCCATGTAACTGTGCCAGAATCTTCACCTCTCCCCATCAAATCCTACCCTGTACTCCAAGCTCCATCCTTGGAGGATGTCACCAAGCAATACATGTTGACTCTTAACTCAGGGGACTTGTCTTCTGGTGGCACTGTGGATATGCCCAGGTCTTCGCCTGCTACACCAACtacttcagagcccaagctgctGAGATGTCCAAAGCAACAGGAGGAACACAGCCCGAGCAGCACCAAGAGCAAGCCTCAAGTGGTAAGTGCTCCTGGTTTTAAGATGCTCTagcttaggacctgatccaaaacccagtgaagacaatggaatttttttctttgtcttcaatg
This genomic window contains:
- the ARHGEF17 gene encoding rho guanine nucleotide exchange factor 17 isoform X1, which codes for MAEGEAEGTAPLCRSVSFKRLERWLEAAAEGEGARQPPCQCQPPGARAQQQQDSPQRRRRSPSRAASSGLSRKVSKLSAAACPSPELRGRALRSLSPSVRQLSQRFDAAAGAAPPPAPRSSQSEEEPDEDGATCCPPQPGKREARPPPDEEGGGQQRGQGLSEPPKAGEAGLEPGGLWPSVTEMRKLFGESFRRQPPGRAPEEEGGARSLHGAGSSAAAGTPPAGLGAPRPGTDSPPLPSSAPAPARREEERLRAGPKQPPPPPPPRSCIPYPGLLRAHPLPCAPSGGEARRQHQHQHQPPWDSLHSWHSSSKPQAAPPPSTTSSAGCNLLQEESSSPQELLPAHSFPFPGSANSKHGPCGGRPRSLERSSGSEEEGNQLVTPRKRSVRKKKKDLGLWDHESDSDGLAGMEAVPGRPPRTHEVLAHLPLPTNDGAKPPSVAKRLVAADCNSGNTFAALLGEAKAVGSAEGHRQYMRGMSEGVSTAHFPLATAPPVPLVSRVSKVNIPPFGPSPCGSRSSSRYSSTETLKEEDHFGPCWPSQSRSFQGGLGMYRSPSFSQSDSLTRLQQQVRVRPKLPMGIGKVKQDLSGEILLHSGPEAERAKHRKSMSNPDIATETLTLLSFLKSDLSELKVRKKGGGVSDQEEGAFSSGRSENYQSPAGHQLGGRGRSVAQTPNRWALGVRPTLKDLTATLRRAKSFTYSDKPAPRRLFLQSSMKQSSSELLLASSSDHDSVVSDGDAGQREDVDGLPVVIQDQYIQEARQVFEKISRIGSQHDYGFVSDQKDRAGVKSGGEFTENQKEADAALLSSKEHKQCLKKEESEENLSCGKSMEELSGHESSMTDEGIVTEPEMGPTNAAYGDLRQAVAAWTPANAGLGEGDTDRMNSKDIPLPGLAARTNHEGAAVDDALPGKAMAQGSLEAPSTPSTLRRRRKFPSVGNNWSDSSNGESSGEAYRSLSDPMPHRRCSITEETENFSVDSNLLGSLNSKAGVPESLAMALSECTGSAASDLSVCSDGVKDYNTVIQNIVSQPGAMDKVIDERGNGKTVKKKSFSDPSRRSELASAGFEGPSEPISEMDQTIPPSSSEPILSEQRDEVGELEELGQEVEKLRSQSEHILPAKAGGNNAGEAAQSYSFDPKLAEVLSPRIIRRSSKKRTNRVTHQENHETASSATTPATTLSRSRPASKHVRHTSEPAAFLPISAPEPHGSLSQNVHVTVPESSPLPIKSYPVLQAPSLEDVTKQYMLTLNSGDLSSGGTVDMPRSSPATPTTSEPKLLRCPKQQEEHSPSSTKSKPQVDMRKHVTMTLLDTEQSYVESLRTLMQGYMKPLKQPENSILCDPALVDEIFDQIPELLEHHEQFLEQVHNCVQNWHEKQKVGDVLVQSFSKDILVSIYSAYIDNFLNAKDAVRVAKEARPAFMKFLEQSMRENKEKQALSDLMIKPVQRIPRYELLVKDLLKHTPMDHPDHPFLLDAQRNIKQVAEKINKGMKSAEEVERNARIVQEIESHIEGMEDLQAPLRRFLRQEMVVEMKAVGGKKDRSLFLFTDLLVCTTLKRKSGSLRRSSMSLYTAASVIDIASKYKLLWKLPLEDVDIVKGASQSTNRESVQKTICRLDEDLSTLGQVSKLSETLSFPHQSLDDVIKDLMAAIHRELAEKQSLSFTMSFPPNKVELTTTKADGTESFIFEFPNPDARHSFEQAFEDTKKKLASHKNCLDPEFLKAIPIMKTRSGMQFSCASPSHSSPENTYEVWVCNSDGYVGQVCLLSIKKEPTVEACIAVCSARILCVAAVPGLKRSFRERPQSLVSPTSEPAPSALDDSGPQQCLHISISGSSIELSEPMDSANRELMPFDSDDTDDESSPSPSGTLQSQASHSTISSSFGNEEIPSSKDVAAETTSSEEEQDPGFLPISSTFSQNRNSESPMDGRAMRRSSRGSFTRGSLEDLLSIDPEAYQSSMWLGTEDGCIHVYQSSDNIRNRKNSMKMQHSASVMCILYLDNQVFVSLANGELIVYQREAGHFWDPQNSKSLSLGSPGSPVTKMVSVAGKLWCGCQNRVVILNTATLLQEHTFHIGQDSNRSVTCMVSCSSGIWIALQSSAQVRLYHATSYEQLAEVDITPLVHKMLAGSDAIIRQHKAACLRITALLVCKDLLWIGTSAGVVLTLSITANATSLKTPLTPVGLSQGHTGHVRFLTSIELPDSFDIIFPLPRDPGTEKLSDAEKRDLARHRSSNMVLSKSKMLVISGGDGYEDFRLTNSSETVGRDDSTNHLLLWRV
- the ARHGEF17 gene encoding rho guanine nucleotide exchange factor 17 isoform X2, which translates into the protein MAEGEAEGTAPLCRSVSFKRLERWLEAAAEGEGARQPPCQCQPPGARAQQQQDSPQRRRRSPSRAASSGLSRKVSKLSAAACPSPELRGRALRSLSPSVRQLSQRFDAAAGAAPPPAPRSSQSEEEPDEDGATCCPPQPGKREARPPPDEEGGGQQRGQGLSEPPKAGEAGLEPGGLWPSVTEMRKLFGESFRRQPPGRAPEEEGGARSLHGAGSSAAAGTPPAGLGAPRPGTDSPPLPSSAPAPARREEERLRAGPKQPPPPPPPRSCIPYPGLLRAHPLPCAPSGGEARRQHQHQHQPPWDSLHSWHSSSKPQAAPPPSTTSSAGCNLLQEESSSPQELLPAHSFPFPGSANSKHGPCGGRPRSLERSSGSEEEGNQLVTPRKRSVRKKKKDLGLWDHESDSDGLAGMEAVPGRPPRTHEVLAHLPLPTNDGAKPPSVAKRLVAADCNSGNTFAALLGEAKAVGSAEGHRQYMRGMSEGVSTAHFPLATAPPVPLVSRVSKVNIPPFGPSPCGSRSSSRYSSTETLKEEDHFGPCWPSQSRSFQGGLGMYRSPSFSQSDSLTRLQQQVRVRPKLPMGIGKVKQDLSGEILLHSGPEAERAKHRKSMSNPDIATETLTLLSFLKSDLSELKVRKKGGGVSDQEEGAFSSGRSENYQSPAGHQLGGRGRSVAQTPNRWALGVRPTLKDLTATLRRAKSFTYSDKPAPRRLFLQSSMKQSSSELLLASSSDHDSVVSDGDAGQREDVDGLPVVIQDQYIQEARQVFEKISRIGSQHDYGFVSDQKDRAGVKSGGEFTENQKEADAALLSSKEHKQCLKKEESEENLSCGKSMEELSGHESSMTDEGIVTEPEMGPTNAAYGDLRQAVAAWTPANAGLGEGDTDRMNSKDIPLPGLAARTNHEGAAVDDALPGKAMAQGSLEAPSTPSTLRRRRKFPSVGNNWSDSSNGESSGEAYRSLSDPMPHRRCSITEETENFSVDSNLLGSLNSKAGVPESLAMALSECTGSAASDLSVCSDGVKDYNTVIQNIVSQPGAMDKVIDERGNGKTVKKKSFSDPSRRSELASAGFEGPSEPISEMDQTIPPSSSEPILSEQRDEVGELEELGQEVEKLRSQSEHILPAKAGGNNAGEAAQSYSFDPKLAEVLSPRIIRRSSKKRTNRVTHQENHETASSATTPATTLSRSRPASKHVRHTSEPAAFLPISAPEPHGSLSQNVHVTVPESSPLPIKSYPVLQAPSLEDVTKQYMLTLNSGDLSSGGTVDMPRSSPATPTTSEPKLLRCPKQQEEHSPSSTKSKPQVDMRKHVTMTLLDTEQSYVESLRTLMQGYMKPLKQPENSILCDPALVDEIFDQIPELLEHHEQFLEQVHNCVQNWHEKQKVGDVLVQSFSKDILVSIYSAYIDNFLNAKDAVRVAKEARPAFMKFLEQSMRENKEKQALSDLMIKPVQRIPRYELLVKDLLKHTPMDHPDHPFLLDAQRNIKQVAEKINKGMKSAEEVERNARIVQEIESHIEGMEDLQAPLRRFLRQEMVVEMKAVGGKKDRSLFLFTDLLVCTTLKRKSGSLRRSSMSLYTAASVIDIASKYKLLWKLPLEDVDIVKGASQSTNRESVQKTICRLDEDLSTLGQVSKLSETLSFPHQSLDDVIKDLMAAIHRELAEKQSLSFTMSFPPNKVELTTTKADGTESFIFEFPNPDARHSFEQAFEDTKKKLASHKNCLDPEFLKAIPIMKTRSGMQFSCASPSHSSPENTYEVWVCNSDGYVGQVCLLSIKKEPTVEACIAVCSARILCVAAVPGLKRSFRERPQSLVSPTSEPAPSALDDSGPQQCLHISISGSSIELSEPMDSANRELMPFDSDDTDDESSPSPSGTLQSQASHSTISSSFGNEEIPSSKDVAAETTSSEEEQDPGFLPISSTFSQNRNSESPMDGRAMRRSSRGSFTRGSLEDLLSIDPEAYQSSMWLGTEDGCIHVYQSSDNIRNRKNSMKMQHSASVMCILYLDNQVFVSLANGELIVYQREAGHFWDPQNSKSLSLGSPGSPVTKMVSVAGKLWCGCQNRVVILNTATLLQEHRHPMWP